CGTGTGAGAAGTTCAAGCGTGAAACGTTCATTCCGGCTTCCATTAATTGCGTAAGCTTTTCAACACTTTCACTTGCAGGGCCGATCGTACAGACTATTTTCGTTTTTCTCATTCGATATATTCCTCCTGTTAATAGGTATGAAAACGATACCAAACAGATATCATTTAGATTGATAATTCTTTTGAAAGCTGGTACATGTTCTTATCAACTGTATGCGGAGTATCCAAAATCTCAAGGATATCATTGTTTGTCAGTTTATTGCTTTGAATGCCAACTGCACGTCCGCCTATTCCTTCAAGCAATAGTTCTACAGCATAAGCGCCAAGACGGCTTGCAAGCACACGGTCAAACGCAGTCGGTGATCCTCCGCGCTGTATATGCCCTAAAACAGATACGCGTGTTTCAAGTTTTGTAGCTTCTTCAATTTTCCTTCCAAAGTCCACTCCGCTTCCAACGCCTTCAGCCACGATGATAATACTGTGTTTTTTGCCCCGGTCTGTTCCATGCTTTAAACGTGCAAGGATATCTTCCATGTCATAGTCAACTTCCGGAATAAGAATGGTTTCTGCTCCGCCTGCAAGACCCGACCATAACGCAAGATCTCCAGCATGTCTTCCCATGACTTCAATCACGTATGTACGTTCATGTGATGTTGCAGTATCACGAATTTTATCTATAGCATCAATTACTGTATTAAGTGCAGTATCAAATCCAATGGTAAAATCAGTGCCTGGAATGTCATTATCAATGGTTCCCGGAACGCCTACACATGGAAAACCATGTTCAGTCAGCTTTTTGGCTCCCATATAAGAACCGTCTCCGCCGATGACAACTAAGCCTTCTATTCCATGTTTCTTTAATTGCTCGATTCCTTTTAATTGTCCCTCAACTGTTCTAAATTCAGGACAGCGTGCAGTATAGAGCTTTGTACCCCCGCGGTGGATAATATCTCCTACAGATCCAAGCTCAAGCTTTTCGATATGTCCAGCAATTAATCCAGAATAACCGTGATAAATTCCGTACACTTCTACATCATGGTAGATCGCTTTACGTACAACAGCGCGCACGGCCGCGTTCATACCAGGCGAATCTCCTCCACTAGTTAATACGCCGATTTTTTTCATTTTTCTCACCCCAAAGTAGTATGTGATATTAAAATAACATGAAGAAATGGGCAACACAATAGACAAGAAACGACAAATGTCGAATTTTCACGTTACATTTAAACCTTTCTCATTATACAATAAAACCTCTTGTTTTGAGGGGTTTTCAGCGAATCTTTAAAAATTAAATAAAGTAAACGCTTCCTTTTTGATTTGTCGAAAAATCTCAATAGTTCAAGGGTCTGCGATTACCATCATTTACTAGTCATATTCCCTTAAAAAAAGAAACGTGCTGCCTTCCTGGTTCGAAGGCTACACGTTAATCTATTTTACCCCAAGTATTTCTCCTGCAAACGAAACTTGACCGATTCTTTTAAACTTTTCATAGCGATGCTGAATTAATTGAGGTCCATCCAGCTTTAACAGCTCTTTAAGGGAAGCATGAAGGACTTTATCCATATTTTTTGCCTGTTCAGATACATCCTTGTGTGCGCCGCCTTTGACTTCATTGATAATTTGATCGATGACGCCAAGCTTCTTCAGATCAGGTGCTGTGATTTTCATTGTTTCCGCGGCTTTTTTTGCAAGCCCTGCATCCTTCCATAAAAGAGCAGCTGCTCCTTCTGGCGATATAACAGAGTAAGTGGAGTTCTCAAGCATATGAATATGATTTCCAACTCCCAGCGCCAGCGCTCCGCCGCTGCCGCCTTCCCCAATTACAATACAGATAACCGGAACTGATAATCCAGCCATTTCAAATAAGTTTTTGGCGATGGCTTCGCTTTGGCCCCGTTCTTCTGCTGCCTTGCCGGGATAAGCCCCTTTTGTATCAATAAAGCAGATAATCGGACGGTTGAATTTTTCAGCCTGATGCATTAACCGCAATGCTTTGCGGTAGCCTTCCGGATGAGGCATTCCGAAGTTCCGGCGTATATTCTCTTTCGTATCTTTGCCGCGCTGATGTCCTATTACCGTTACAGGAAGCCCGTCGTATTTTGCGATGCCCCCTACAATAGCTTCATCGTCGCCGTAATAGCGGTCACCATGGATCTCAAAGAAATTCGTAAAAAGTTTTTCAATATAATCCAAAGTTGTCGGGCGGTTAGGATGTCTTGCAATTTGCACTCGATCCCAAGGCTGCAAATTTGTATAAATATCTTTTTCAAGCTTTTCCAGACGGCCTTCAAGCTTCACAATCTCAGCTGAAAGGTCTACATCGGTATTTTTTGTAAATTCTTTTAGCTCTGAAATTTTTCCCCTTAACTCTGTTACAGGTTTTTCAAACTCCAGTTCTCCTACCATGAAGATCCACCGCCTGACGTATGAAGTTCGAGGATGTTTGAAAGAGTTTCTTTCATATCCAATCGATTAATAACGGCATCAAGCTGGCCGTGTTTCAATAGAAATTCTGCCGTCTGAAAATCTTCAGGCAGGTCCTCTCTGATTGTCTGTTCAATAATTCTTCTTCCTGCAAACCCAATCAATGCACGGGGTTCTGCAAAATTGTAATCGCCAAGAGATGCAAAGCTTGCTGAAACTCCGCCTGTCGTCGGATGTGTCATAACAGAGATGATCAAACCTCCGTTATTGCTGAACATTTTTAGTGCAGAGCTCGTCTTTGCCATTTGCATTAAACTGAGAACACCTTCCTGCATTCTTGCACCGCCCGAAGCTGTAAAGATAATAAATGGCAGCTCCCGGTCATTTGCACGCTCTATCGCTCTAGTAATCTTTTCGCCGACAACCGATCCCATGCTGCCCATCCTGAAGCTTGCATCCATGATGGCAACGACTGTATTATTGCCGTTTATCGTGCCTTCTCCGGTCACAACCGCTTCATTTAAATTTGTTTTTTTGCGGTCTTTTTCTACTTTTTCCATATAACCTGGAAAATCCAGCGGATTTTCTGAAACCATTTCTTTATCGAACTCTGAAAATGAATGTTCATCAAATAAGCTTTTAATTCTTTCTCTGGCATTCATGGTGTGATGATGGCCGCAATTCATGCACACTCTCAAGTTTTTATTCAATTCTTTAGAGTACATAATCTTTTTACAGCTAGGACACTTTGTCATTATTCCTTCTGGAACATCATGCTTTGCCTGCTCAGAAGGAATGGATGCATATTTCTTCTTTTTCGAAAACAAATCCTTTAACAAAACGTTGCCTCCTTTTCTATGAAAATAATTCGGTGTCTTTAGAAATGATCTCTTTTAGCCATATCTATCTACTTTAACGAACCATCTTCAATTTTTTTGTAAAAAGGTGTCATGTCCTATTCGACATTTTCTTTAACCTATCGGAATTCATTAATTCCAGCATCTATCTGCCTAACTTTTCGGTCAGAGCTTTTTCTGCCTGTCGGAGCTGACCAGGGCGCTTGAGTTTTTCTTGCTTGTTAGAGTGTAAAAAGATTCAAAAACCATCTTTTCATCTTTTGAAGCAAGTCCGTCAATTATTTTTTCATAAAAAATGGCGCTGACTGAATGCTGATCCGTCTGTATTACTTTTAAATACTCATTCAGTACAGTCCATATCCTGAGTAAAAGATAGTTGTCCGACAGCTGCATGAACTTAGCCATAATTTCCATATGTCCCAGGTTCTGCTTCTGAATAGCGATGGCGAGATTCTTTAACTCTTCACCATTATTATCTTTCTCAAGCAATAGCTTTAATGCATTTGATTCCAAAAGAACGTTCATTTCGATTAAATCGGCGATAGCATTCTTATCCTGTAAAATAAACGTTCCGAGAATTTCAACAAGAGCATTTTCGCGGAAATCCTTAATATAAGTTCCATCACCGCGTCTTGTTTCAATCATTCCAAGCAGCTCGAGCGCCCGAAGTGCTTCTCTGACTGATGATCTTCCTGCATTTAAACGTTCTGCGAGCTCTCGTTCAGATGGTATTTTATCTCCTGCTGAAAGACCGTCTTCGTGGATAAAGGACCTGATTTGACGAAGTATCTCAATATACACTTTCGACTTCGGTTCAGTCACTGTACACCACTCACTTTGTGTCGATGATCGCTAACTGTTTAGTCTTCTCAGCTATTTCATTTGGGTCAGCCTTTAATCTTGCCACACCAGTTTCCATCGCTGCTTTGGCTACTGCTGCAGCTACAGCAGGAGCAACACGTGCATCGAATGGAGCCGGAATGACATAATCAGCGGACAATTCTTCTGCACTTATTAATGAGGCAATCGCTTCTACAGCGGCAATTTTCATTTGTTCGTTAATATGTGTAGCACGAACATCAAGTGCACCTCGGAAAATTCCCGGGAACGCAAGAACATTGTTGACTTGGTTTGGGAAATCTGAACGGCCTGTGCCAATAACCATCGCTCCTGCTTCTTTTGCATCACTTGGCATGATTTCTGGCACTGGATTCGCCATCGCGAAAATAATTGGATCCTTTTTCATGGCAGCAATCATTTCTTTTGTTAACGCACCCTCAACTGAAACGCCAATAAATACGTCCGCATCTTTAATGACATCTGCCAATGAGCCTTCAGCACGGTCACGGTTCGTAAATTTTGCTACTTCCGCCTTCACATTATTCATGCCAAATGAACGTCCTTCAAAGATCGCACCTTTTGAATCGCACATAATGATATCGCGCACGCCATAGCGGTATAGAAGCTTGATAATTGCTATCCCTGCTGCACCTGCTCCATTTGCAACCACTTTAATGTTAGACATTTGTTTTCCTGTAAGCTTAAGTGCATTCACAAGTCCTGCAACAGTTACAATAGCAGTTCCGTGCTGATCATCATGAAAAACAGGAATGTTTGTTTCTTTCTTCAATCTCTCTTCAATAACGAAACAATTCGGTGCTGCAATATCTTCAAGATTGATGCCTCCGAATGTAGGCTCAAGCAATTTGACCGTTTCTACAATTTTATCCACATCTGTCGTATTCAAACAAATCGGAAATGCATCAACTCCCGCAAAGCTTTTGAATAGGACCGCTTTGCCTTCCATTACCGGGAGTGCTGCCTCTGGCCCGATATTTCCAAGGCCAAGCACGGCAGTGCCATCTGATACTACTGCTACCATGTTGCCTTTCATTGTATAATCGTACACTTTATTTTTGTCGTCATAAATTTCCTTACAAGGTTCAGCGACCCCTGGAGAATAAGCTAAGCTTAAGTCTTTAGCATTTCTGACTGGTACTTTTGATTTTGATTCTAGCTTTCCTTTATGAATTAGATGCATATGTAATGCTTCTTCTCGCAATGACATCTTCTCACTCCTTAGGGTCATATTGGAGGTGGTCTGACCACTCCAGCCAATAATAAATCATAACATATTTTTAGTTATTGTAAAGTCTTGTATTTTATAACTTACCGTTTAAATGTGCCGGATTTATTCTTTCACTGCAACATTCTGATTGCC
The window above is part of the Metabacillus dongyingensis genome. Proteins encoded here:
- the pfkA gene encoding 6-phosphofructokinase, translated to MKKIGVLTSGGDSPGMNAAVRAVVRKAIYHDVEVYGIYHGYSGLIAGHIEKLELGSVGDIIHRGGTKLYTARCPEFRTVEGQLKGIEQLKKHGIEGLVVIGGDGSYMGAKKLTEHGFPCVGVPGTIDNDIPGTDFTIGFDTALNTVIDAIDKIRDTATSHERTYVIEVMGRHAGDLALWSGLAGGAETILIPEVDYDMEDILARLKHGTDRGKKHSIIIVAEGVGSGVDFGRKIEEATKLETRVSVLGHIQRGGSPTAFDRVLASRLGAYAVELLLEGIGGRAVGIQSNKLTNNDILEILDTPHTVDKNMYQLSKELSI
- the accA gene encoding acetyl-CoA carboxylase carboxyl transferase subunit alpha; the protein is MVGELEFEKPVTELRGKISELKEFTKNTDVDLSAEIVKLEGRLEKLEKDIYTNLQPWDRVQIARHPNRPTTLDYIEKLFTNFFEIHGDRYYGDDEAIVGGIAKYDGLPVTVIGHQRGKDTKENIRRNFGMPHPEGYRKALRLMHQAEKFNRPIICFIDTKGAYPGKAAEERGQSEAIAKNLFEMAGLSVPVICIVIGEGGSGGALALGVGNHIHMLENSTYSVISPEGAAALLWKDAGLAKKAAETMKITAPDLKKLGVIDQIINEVKGGAHKDVSEQAKNMDKVLHASLKELLKLDGPQLIQHRYEKFKRIGQVSFAGEILGVK
- the accD gene encoding acetyl-CoA carboxylase, carboxyltransferase subunit beta → MLKDLFSKKKKYASIPSEQAKHDVPEGIMTKCPSCKKIMYSKELNKNLRVCMNCGHHHTMNARERIKSLFDEHSFSEFDKEMVSENPLDFPGYMEKVEKDRKKTNLNEAVVTGEGTINGNNTVVAIMDASFRMGSMGSVVGEKITRAIERANDRELPFIIFTASGGARMQEGVLSLMQMAKTSSALKMFSNNGGLIISVMTHPTTGGVSASFASLGDYNFAEPRALIGFAGRRIIEQTIREDLPEDFQTAEFLLKHGQLDAVINRLDMKETLSNILELHTSGGGSSW
- a CDS encoding FadR/GntR family transcriptional regulator; this encodes MTEPKSKVYIEILRQIRSFIHEDGLSAGDKIPSERELAERLNAGRSSVREALRALELLGMIETRRGDGTYIKDFRENALVEILGTFILQDKNAIADLIEMNVLLESNALKLLLEKDNNGEELKNLAIAIQKQNLGHMEIMAKFMQLSDNYLLLRIWTVLNEYLKVIQTDQHSVSAIFYEKIIDGLASKDEKMVFESFYTLTSKKNSSALVSSDRQKKL
- a CDS encoding NAD(P)-dependent malic enzyme; this translates as MSLREEALHMHLIHKGKLESKSKVPVRNAKDLSLAYSPGVAEPCKEIYDDKNKVYDYTMKGNMVAVVSDGTAVLGLGNIGPEAALPVMEGKAVLFKSFAGVDAFPICLNTTDVDKIVETVKLLEPTFGGINLEDIAAPNCFVIEERLKKETNIPVFHDDQHGTAIVTVAGLVNALKLTGKQMSNIKVVANGAGAAGIAIIKLLYRYGVRDIIMCDSKGAIFEGRSFGMNNVKAEVAKFTNRDRAEGSLADVIKDADVFIGVSVEGALTKEMIAAMKKDPIIFAMANPVPEIMPSDAKEAGAMVIGTGRSDFPNQVNNVLAFPGIFRGALDVRATHINEQMKIAAVEAIASLISAEELSADYVIPAPFDARVAPAVAAAVAKAAMETGVARLKADPNEIAEKTKQLAIIDTK